A region of Allocoleopsis franciscana PCC 7113 DNA encodes the following proteins:
- a CDS encoding nitric oxide synthase oxygenase: MKNIVVFVTNPQYPPAQQFVNQLVAEGSYRVRGLKKPNAVTVPSASERVEWSSAKLTSGQDVKDIFQGCEAAFMFITPADLPEAINLTRSFLEQASEAGIRRLAWVAPACPAESDLGKPLAQAEALVRSSTLETLVLRHAPLFSDLLDQKRELQFRRTLSLPLGNSALPWLAPEIIAEGLYKWILGEVNNQPPDVLTGPVQLTGDNIAKGLSEVLKQNLSAYKFAQRRFQAIDLDASGQIDGEELFPYLLELGYSNDEAQKILEEADKDKSGTIDFEEFIQGLEDHLNRILADVSPEVQYVNVPKATALYDLISGGLDENTAKYRLDLLSVLNQYGLPEKNQELSQWLGRPTMSGIEWADQHILELINVYILPGRGILTINQGNLDGRPALITRLLQANNRMLISQRTLDGKAAELQWADEDMSDAAVVSYQPEGGGERVLNLKEGRLVALSARGSWPGRRLATQLFFEDQPLPSWQVALFRELGELQMEEVSTTGAADEVICNCTQATCGKVQELIDSGYNTIDQIGDLSQITRICGGCQALVEELLGSSSLFVAELVEKYNLGRGMVRFQFRPVNKPVVASKPGQHLLIQGRVDNRWVTRAYTLSSPADQTDSYEITVKREELGLFSRWLCDRADSESLFRISDPRGEYFLEDENPVVFFAGGIGVTPAIAMMRTLANRGDQRKFHLDYCAPYAEDLVFQPELEQLTAAHPHLTFTLRPTRTQGRLTVEEVLHQYPYTEGAVAFMCGPESYMKAIRGHLKEANWPNSAIREELFSSKLDEEGKAQKPVIKRTAVQLAGGITPVEHHSFDVGPVGSVVQEAEAFLKQCYLEQGLNAVFLPRWQEVKAALDSTGTYEHTYDELAYGARLAWRNSSRCVGRYFWQNLQLRDMRHLETEEEMFDAILEHIKYATNNGDLRATISIFKPDGRRLWNPQLIRYAGYRQADGTILGDPANVELTEQAFRLGWPGPSQRTRFDLLPLIIQLPGKEPRWFEIPPELNLEVPLSHPRYEWFEELGLKWYALPAVSSMAFDIGGIQYTCAPFNGFYMGTEIGGRNFSDTYRYNMLPLIGQKMGLDMSDDSTLWKDSALVELNIAVVHSYKKHSVRLLDHHSMGDYFMKFMDEEQKCQRNVYTDWGWIIPPVSGSTAPAWPLEMENRILKPNYFYQPDPWKSASEQPQGKCPYHNS, from the coding sequence ATGAAGAATATTGTTGTCTTTGTGACAAATCCGCAGTATCCACCTGCCCAGCAGTTTGTCAATCAGCTAGTCGCTGAGGGTAGCTATCGAGTGCGAGGCTTGAAAAAACCCAATGCCGTTACAGTACCTTCGGCATCGGAACGAGTTGAGTGGTCGAGTGCGAAGTTAACGTCTGGACAAGACGTTAAAGATATTTTTCAAGGGTGTGAAGCAGCATTCATGTTCATCACTCCAGCAGACTTACCAGAGGCGATTAACCTGACTCGCTCCTTCTTAGAACAAGCGAGCGAGGCTGGTATTCGGCGTTTAGCATGGGTAGCTCCTGCTTGTCCGGCAGAAAGTGACTTGGGAAAGCCTTTAGCCCAAGCCGAAGCATTAGTGCGCTCTTCAACTCTAGAAACTTTAGTGCTGCGCCATGCTCCTCTATTCTCTGACCTGCTTGACCAGAAAAGAGAGTTGCAGTTCCGCCGCACCCTCTCTTTGCCGCTTGGTAACAGTGCATTGCCCTGGTTAGCTCCAGAAATTATTGCCGAGGGACTATACAAGTGGATATTGGGAGAGGTGAATAACCAACCCCCAGATGTGCTGACGGGTCCTGTGCAGTTAACTGGAGACAATATTGCCAAGGGACTGAGTGAAGTTCTCAAACAAAACCTCAGCGCTTACAAGTTTGCCCAGCGCCGTTTCCAGGCAATTGACCTCGACGCTAGCGGACAGATCGATGGGGAAGAACTTTTCCCCTATTTGTTGGAACTCGGATATAGCAACGATGAAGCTCAGAAAATTTTAGAGGAAGCTGACAAAGACAAAAGTGGGACGATCGACTTCGAGGAGTTCATCCAAGGTTTGGAAGACCACCTCAACAGAATCCTAGCAGACGTTTCCCCAGAGGTGCAGTACGTTAACGTTCCCAAGGCAACTGCTCTCTATGACTTGATTAGCGGGGGATTAGACGAAAATACAGCCAAATATCGGCTTGACTTGCTCTCTGTACTCAATCAGTATGGCTTGCCTGAAAAAAATCAGGAACTCTCTCAGTGGCTGGGGCGACCTACTATGTCCGGCATCGAATGGGCAGACCAGCACATCCTAGAGTTGATTAACGTATACATTCTTCCCGGACGAGGGATTTTAACCATCAATCAAGGGAACCTCGATGGTCGTCCAGCATTAATTACCCGTCTCCTACAAGCCAATAACCGAATGCTGATTAGTCAGCGCACCTTAGATGGCAAGGCAGCAGAGTTGCAATGGGCTGATGAAGACATGAGTGATGCGGCAGTTGTCAGTTACCAGCCTGAAGGAGGTGGAGAGCGGGTTTTGAATTTGAAGGAAGGACGGCTTGTCGCTTTATCAGCACGGGGAAGTTGGCCCGGACGCCGACTAGCAACTCAGTTATTCTTCGAGGATCAACCCTTACCTAGCTGGCAAGTGGCTTTGTTCCGAGAACTGGGAGAGTTACAGATGGAGGAGGTTTCCACTACGGGAGCTGCTGATGAAGTTATTTGTAACTGCACTCAAGCCACTTGTGGCAAAGTGCAAGAGCTGATTGATAGTGGTTATAATACCATTGACCAAATTGGCGACCTCAGTCAAATCACGAGAATTTGCGGTGGTTGTCAAGCATTAGTGGAAGAACTGCTCGGTTCCTCTAGCCTCTTTGTTGCAGAATTGGTGGAAAAGTACAACTTAGGGCGGGGCATGGTCAGATTTCAGTTCCGTCCGGTCAATAAACCGGTCGTAGCCTCGAAGCCCGGACAGCACCTTCTGATTCAAGGGCGGGTAGATAACCGATGGGTGACACGCGCCTACACGTTGAGTTCTCCAGCCGATCAAACTGATAGCTACGAAATTACGGTTAAACGGGAAGAACTGGGACTGTTTTCTCGCTGGCTGTGCGATCGCGCTGACTCAGAGTCCCTATTTCGCATCTCTGACCCCCGTGGCGAGTATTTCCTAGAAGACGAAAATCCAGTGGTGTTCTTCGCGGGCGGGATTGGTGTGACACCTGCGATCGCCATGATGCGGACACTTGCCAACCGGGGAGATCAGCGCAAGTTTCACTTAGACTATTGTGCTCCCTACGCCGAAGATTTAGTCTTCCAGCCAGAGTTAGAACAGCTTACTGCCGCACATCCTCACCTCACTTTCACCCTGCGACCGACCCGAACCCAAGGCAGACTCACTGTTGAGGAAGTGCTACATCAGTATCCTTACACTGAAGGTGCTGTCGCCTTTATGTGCGGACCCGAAAGCTATATGAAGGCTATCCGGGGTCATCTCAAAGAGGCGAACTGGCCAAACTCAGCCATCCGGGAAGAGTTATTCTCCTCCAAACTGGATGAGGAAGGAAAAGCCCAGAAACCCGTCATTAAGCGTACCGCTGTACAACTGGCAGGCGGCATCACTCCTGTAGAACACCACAGCTTCGATGTCGGGCCAGTAGGTTCAGTAGTGCAAGAAGCCGAAGCCTTTCTCAAGCAGTGCTATCTAGAACAAGGCTTGAACGCCGTTTTCCTGCCCCGTTGGCAAGAAGTGAAAGCAGCCCTTGATAGCACAGGAACTTACGAACACACTTACGACGAACTGGCTTACGGTGCACGTTTGGCATGGCGCAACAGTTCCCGTTGCGTTGGACGCTACTTCTGGCAGAACCTTCAGCTACGGGATATGCGGCATCTGGAAACAGAAGAAGAAATGTTCGATGCCATCCTTGAACACATCAAGTACGCCACCAACAACGGGGATTTACGAGCAACCATAAGCATCTTTAAACCCGACGGGCGGCGTTTATGGAATCCTCAGTTAATCCGCTATGCTGGCTATCGTCAGGCAGATGGCACGATTTTGGGAGATCCCGCCAACGTAGAGTTGACCGAGCAAGCGTTCAGGCTCGGCTGGCCTGGTCCTAGTCAGCGCACGCGCTTTGACTTGCTGCCGCTAATCATCCAGCTTCCTGGCAAAGAGCCTCGCTGGTTTGAGATTCCTCCCGAACTTAATCTAGAGGTGCCGCTATCCCATCCTCGCTATGAATGGTTTGAGGAGTTGGGGCTGAAGTGGTACGCGCTGCCTGCTGTCTCCAGTATGGCGTTTGACATCGGCGGGATTCAGTACACTTGTGCGCCGTTCAATGGCTTCTACATGGGAACGGAAATTGGCGGTCGCAACTTCAGCGATACCTACCGTTACAATATGCTGCCGTTGATTGGCCAAAAGATGGGGTTGGATATGAGCGATGACAGCACCCTCTGGAAGGATTCTGCCTTGGTGGAACTCAATATTGCTGTTGTCCACTCCTACAAGAAGCATAGCGTTCGCTTGCTAGACCACCACAGCATGGGCGATTACTTCATGAAGTTTATGGACGAAGAGCAGAAATGCCAGCGTAACGTCTACACCGACTGGGGCTGGATCATTCCGCCCGTATCTGGCTCAACCGCCCCAGCGTGGCCGCTAGAAATGGAAAACCGGATACTCAAGCCTAACTATTTCTATCAGCCCGATCCTTGGAAGAGTGCAAGTGAACAACCGCAAGGGAAGTGCCCCTACCACAATTCCTAG
- a CDS encoding sensor histidine kinase codes for MMHRPLRVLLVEDSEDDAELLAYELECSGYELIYERVDTASTMNAALDQQTWDIIIADYTLPSFSAPAALTLLQERQLDLPFIIVSGTIGEDIAVAAMKAGAHDYLMKGKLARLAPTIERELREASERRKRREAEQAVRQNEERFRALIENALDIITVVNADGIIDYESPSVERVLGYKPEELTGKNIFDYIHTEDRVNLAHTLNQVIQSSNLTLSIEFRFQHQDGSWRILEAVGKHLLERDSGSPFINYNKVELESSNIPTRKSSIVLNSRDITERKRAEEIRNTLLRERELSEARFNFVSMMSHEFRNPLTRIRVSSELLKNFKDKTTETQQERCLNNLESAAREMTQLLEDILIITRAEVGKLNLNLNNCNLADFCSNLVEEMQIDAGGKYRLLLTIQGECNPACLDENLLKHILVNLLSNAIKYSPEGGNIWFELSCQNDQAVFQVQDQGIGIPMDDQQQLFESFHRGRNVGKIPGTGLGLSIVKRFVDLHGGKISIKSNVGVGTTFTVILPLNSHQSIGGQLDAKQCHAL; via the coding sequence ATGATGCATAGACCACTGCGTGTTTTGCTCGTGGAAGACTCGGAAGACGATGCCGAGCTGTTAGCGTATGAACTAGAGTGCAGTGGTTATGAATTAATCTATGAACGAGTGGATACAGCCTCGACCATGAATGCCGCACTCGATCAACAAACATGGGATATTATTATCGCTGATTATACCTTGCCCAGTTTTAGCGCCCCAGCGGCGTTGACTCTTTTGCAGGAAAGACAGCTAGATTTGCCCTTCATTATTGTGTCCGGCACGATTGGTGAAGATATTGCCGTTGCGGCAATGAAAGCAGGTGCCCATGATTACTTAATGAAAGGCAAATTGGCTCGACTTGCACCCACCATTGAGCGGGAACTCCGCGAGGCGAGTGAGCGACGCAAACGACGTGAAGCTGAGCAAGCCGTGCGCCAAAATGAAGAACGTTTTCGAGCCTTAATCGAAAATGCCTTAGACATTATCACAGTTGTTAATGCTGATGGAATTATTGACTATGAAAGCCCTTCCGTTGAGAGAGTTTTGGGTTATAAACCAGAAGAATTAACGGGTAAAAATATTTTTGATTACATTCACACTGAGGATAGAGTAAACCTCGCCCATACCCTAAATCAAGTCATCCAAAGTTCAAACCTTACCCTATCTATCGAGTTTCGTTTTCAACATCAAGATGGCTCTTGGCGGATTCTTGAGGCAGTCGGCAAACATCTTCTAGAACGTGATAGCGGTAGCCCCTTTATAAACTATAATAAAGTGGAGCTTGAGAGTAGCAATATTCCTACCCGAAAATCGAGTATTGTACTCAACTCCCGCGACATCACAGAGCGTAAGCGAGCCGAAGAAATTCGCAATACGCTTTTAAGAGAAAGAGAGCTGAGCGAAGCTAGATTTAACTTTGTTTCTATGATGTCCCACGAGTTCCGAAATCCACTCACCCGCATCAGAGTGTCAAGCGAATTACTCAAAAATTTCAAAGACAAAACGACTGAGACTCAACAAGAACGTTGTCTTAATAACCTAGAGTCTGCTGCTAGAGAAATGACACAGCTATTAGAAGATATATTAATCATTACCAGAGCAGAAGTCGGGAAATTAAACTTGAATTTAAATAATTGTAATTTAGCAGACTTCTGCTCTAATTTAGTAGAAGAAATGCAAATTGATGCAGGGGGCAAATATAGATTATTATTGACCATTCAAGGAGAATGCAATCCGGCTTGTTTGGATGAAAATCTACTTAAACATATCCTGGTCAATTTGTTATCGAATGCGATTAAATATTCACCCGAAGGGGGCAATATCTGGTTTGAACTTTCTTGTCAAAATGATCAAGCCGTTTTCCAGGTTCAAGATCAAGGGATTGGCATTCCGATGGACGATCAACAACAACTGTTTGAATCGTTTCATCGAGGGCGAAATGTCGGTAAGATTCCTGGTACAGGATTAGGATTATCTATTGTCAAACGGTTTGTGGACTTACATGGCGGGAAGATTAGTATTAAAAGTAACGTGGGAGTGGGCACGACGTTTACAGTTATACTGCCGTTGAATAGCCATCAATCTATAGGGGGACAGTTAGACGCAAAGCAATGTCACGCCCTTTAA
- a CDS encoding response regulator: MTHRNALLLVEDNPDDQELTLLAFEQSRITNEVVVAHDGVEALDYLFGTGMYADRDLSVMPALILLDLQLPRINGLEVLQRLRADKRTKLLPVVILTTSNEQQDLINSYSLGCNSYIRKPVDFQQFMTAVQQLGVYWLILNELPPI, from the coding sequence GTGACTCACAGAAACGCTCTACTCCTTGTGGAAGATAATCCTGACGATCAAGAATTAACTTTGCTGGCTTTCGAGCAAAGCAGGATTACCAATGAGGTTGTGGTAGCTCATGACGGAGTAGAAGCGCTAGACTATTTATTCGGGACAGGAATGTACGCAGACCGTGACCTAAGCGTCATGCCAGCTCTAATTCTCCTCGATTTACAATTACCTCGAATCAATGGATTGGAAGTCTTGCAGCGACTACGTGCTGATAAGCGGACAAAATTGCTTCCTGTCGTTATTCTGACAACATCTAATGAGCAGCAAGACTTGATTAATAGCTACAGTCTTGGATGCAACAGCTACATTCGTAAACCTGTAGATTTTCAACAATTTATGACAGCAGTACAGCAATTGGGAGTGTATTGGCTAATTTTAAACGAACTACCACCCATCTAA
- a CDS encoding PAS domain S-box protein has product MLEFVRTLVDAREFIPHGHCYLWKPELVWLHVVADVVTGIAYYSISFLLVYFVHKRRDLPFNWIFLIFGSFIVACGTTHFFEVWTLWHPTYWLSGLIKAITAWVSVGTAVLLVPLIPQALALPSPAQLEVINLELRNEITQRQEAEKALQRVNEQLEIRVQERTAELATTNESLQAEIEWRKRQEEVLNRREQEFKALVENAPDIITRFDRDLRHLYINPAITRATGLLPETFIGKTNRDLGMPEDLIVSWENSVYQVFETGQEKSLEFQFPTPNGLKYYQVRLVPELGNDGAIKSTLSIARDISEHKQVEEALLRRSRQLEILSRASHEINTVLEIPTVMRTMMASAIELAGASAGTYGLNKQGQMVFSEYNQNGKIYSVDITYERGMGVSGWVMETRKPYVSNQAESDPNVLPYLQKAFTFYNLINIPIFNRKGELIGCFELHNKAKQRPFSDNDITMLQGLAASAAVALENAQMLVERQQAEKALRESEQRLAAIFNQAAVGIAQVGLDGKWLLVNQKLCDIVGYTSQELLQQTFQDITHPDDLSISLKYLQQMSAGEIQDYSLEKRYVGKNSLSIWINLTASVVRDLSGKSHYFIVIVEDISERKTTEEERQKLVSLIENSSDFISLASMTGEVLYVSEAGKQLIGLDNNEEVKTTFILDYLMEEDRVEYLDQIVPALMKNGRWEGEYRFRNFKTNQPIVVHHNCFLIADSRTNEAIAIATVTRDITERKRAEQEIRELNHNLERRVAERTAELEAINQELESFSYSVSHDLRAPLRGIDGFSQALLDRYADRFDEKGKHYLQRIRTGTQRMGELIDDLLKLSRVTRSEMHRTQVDLSALAREIAAELQRTQPERQVEWAIAPGRVAYGDARLLRIVLENLLNNSWKFTSARMLARIEFDTKLHEDAKPVYFVHDNGAGFEMAYANKLFGAFQRLHTQAQFPGTGIGLATVQRIIHRHGGRVWAEAAVEQGATFYFTL; this is encoded by the coding sequence ATGCTGGAATTTGTACGAACCCTTGTAGATGCAAGAGAGTTTATTCCTCACGGACACTGCTATCTTTGGAAACCTGAGTTAGTCTGGCTCCATGTTGTAGCAGATGTGGTGACAGGGATTGCCTATTACTCAATTTCTTTTCTGCTAGTTTATTTTGTTCATAAAAGGCGAGATCTGCCCTTTAATTGGATCTTTCTCATCTTTGGCAGCTTTATCGTCGCCTGTGGTACGACTCATTTCTTCGAGGTATGGACACTCTGGCACCCGACTTACTGGCTGTCGGGATTAATCAAAGCAATTACTGCTTGGGTATCAGTGGGTACGGCAGTGCTACTAGTGCCCTTGATTCCTCAAGCACTGGCTCTCCCCAGCCCAGCCCAATTAGAAGTGATCAATCTTGAACTGAGAAATGAAATTACTCAACGCCAAGAAGCTGAAAAAGCGTTGCAAAGAGTGAATGAACAGCTAGAAATCAGAGTTCAGGAACGTACCGCAGAGTTAGCCACAACCAACGAATCTCTACAAGCAGAAATAGAATGGCGTAAGCGTCAAGAAGAGGTGCTAAACCGACGCGAACAAGAATTTAAAGCGCTTGTTGAAAATGCTCCAGATATCATTACACGCTTCGATCGCGACTTGCGTCATCTTTACATCAACCCAGCCATAACACGAGCAACAGGATTATTACCTGAGACATTTATCGGCAAAACGAATCGAGACTTAGGGATGCCAGAAGACCTAATTGTTTCGTGGGAAAACTCTGTATATCAAGTGTTTGAAACGGGTCAAGAAAAGTCCCTAGAATTTCAGTTTCCCACTCCCAATGGGCTGAAATATTATCAAGTTCGTCTTGTGCCGGAATTAGGGAATGATGGAGCAATTAAATCGACACTTTCCATTGCGCGTGATATCAGTGAACACAAGCAGGTAGAGGAAGCTTTGTTAAGGCGCAGTCGTCAGTTGGAAATTCTTTCCCGCGCTAGTCATGAGATTAACACTGTCCTGGAAATTCCAACGGTAATGAGAACAATGATGGCTTCAGCGATCGAGTTAGCAGGAGCATCGGCTGGAACTTATGGATTAAACAAGCAAGGGCAGATGGTTTTTAGTGAATATAACCAAAATGGCAAAATTTACTCTGTTGATATAACCTATGAGCGAGGAATGGGGGTTTCTGGATGGGTTATGGAAACACGGAAACCTTATGTTTCTAATCAGGCTGAATCCGACCCTAACGTCCTACCCTATCTGCAAAAAGCCTTTACTTTTTATAACCTGATCAACATTCCTATTTTTAATCGTAAAGGGGAATTAATTGGCTGTTTTGAACTTCATAATAAAGCCAAGCAACGTCCGTTTAGCGACAATGATATTACGATGCTACAAGGTTTGGCTGCCAGTGCAGCCGTAGCACTTGAAAACGCCCAAATGCTCGTTGAGCGCCAACAGGCAGAAAAGGCTTTACGCGAGAGCGAACAAAGGTTAGCGGCTATTTTTAATCAAGCCGCTGTTGGTATTGCACAGGTGGGACTGGATGGAAAATGGTTACTAGTTAATCAAAAGTTGTGTGACATTGTTGGTTACACGAGTCAGGAACTTTTACAGCAAACGTTTCAAGATATTACTCACCCTGATGATTTAAGTATTAGCCTCAAATACCTTCAACAAATGAGTGCAGGTGAAATTCAAGATTACTCCTTGGAAAAGCGTTACGTTGGTAAAAATTCTCTTTCTATTTGGATCAATCTGACCGCTTCAGTGGTCCGAGATTTGTCCGGCAAATCGCATTATTTTATTGTTATCGTTGAAGATATTAGCGAACGCAAAACAACCGAAGAAGAACGTCAAAAATTAGTTTCACTGATTGAAAACAGTTCTGATTTCATTTCCTTAGCTTCAATGACTGGAGAAGTCCTCTACGTGAGTGAGGCGGGTAAACAGCTCATTGGACTCGATAATAATGAGGAAGTTAAGACCACATTCATACTCGACTACCTGATGGAAGAAGATCGGGTCGAGTACCTAGATCAAATTGTGCCAGCCTTGATGAAAAACGGACGTTGGGAAGGCGAATATCGCTTTAGGAACTTCAAAACCAATCAGCCAATTGTAGTGCATCATAACTGTTTTCTGATCGCAGACTCGCGAACGAATGAGGCGATCGCGATCGCAACAGTAACTCGCGATATTACGGAGCGCAAACGAGCCGAGCAAGAAATTAGAGAACTGAATCACAACTTAGAACGCCGTGTTGCTGAACGGACAGCCGAACTTGAAGCGATCAATCAGGAACTTGAATCTTTCTCTTATTCAGTTTCTCACGATCTACGAGCACCTTTACGGGGGATTGATGGCTTTAGTCAAGCCCTTTTAGACCGCTACGCCGACCGATTCGATGAGAAAGGGAAACACTACCTCCAACGAATTCGTACAGGTACGCAGCGGATGGGGGAACTGATTGATGATTTGCTCAAGTTGTCGCGAGTCACCCGTAGTGAGATGCATCGCACACAAGTCGATTTGAGTGCATTGGCAAGGGAGATTGCCGCAGAACTCCAACGTACACAACCTGAACGGCAAGTTGAGTGGGCGATCGCACCGGGACGGGTTGCCTATGGAGATGCGAGGCTTTTGCGAATTGTGTTAGAGAATCTGCTTAACAATTCTTGGAAATTTACGTCAGCGCGTATGCTGGCACGGATTGAATTTGATACCAAACTTCACGAAGATGCTAAACCTGTCTATTTTGTTCATGACAACGGTGCAGGCTTCGAGATGGCTTACGCGAATAAACTATTCGGAGCGTTCCAGCGCTTACACACCCAAGCTCAGTTTCCCGGGACTGGGATTGGACTGGCCACCGTCCAACGCATTATTCACCGACATGGGGGCCGTGTGTGGGCTGAAGCTGCCGTTGAACAAGGGGCTACATTCTATTTCACGTTGTAA
- the nblR gene encoding response regulator transcription factor NblR, with product MHSATLDPNPCVLVVETDEAFAERLSLDLKEAGYCTVVAHDATSGWHQACELQPAMVVVDRALAGESGLRLCTQIRSSGSRVPIVLLMARDTVDDRVACLESGADDYFLKPYRTEPFLQMVRLYLEPKTSATEQLRFGELVLDLTTRRAMRGGRAIDLTMKEFELLKYLMMHPREVLTREQILENVWGYDFMGESNVIEVYIRYLRLKIEDEGEKRLIQTVRGVGYVLRES from the coding sequence ATGCACTCTGCTACCCTTGACCCTAATCCCTGTGTCTTAGTTGTAGAAACAGACGAAGCTTTTGCTGAACGACTGAGCCTGGATTTGAAAGAAGCAGGATATTGTACGGTCGTGGCTCATGATGCTACCAGTGGTTGGCATCAAGCCTGTGAACTCCAACCGGCAATGGTTGTTGTGGATCGAGCGCTGGCTGGCGAGTCAGGACTGAGATTGTGTACTCAAATTAGAAGTTCCGGCTCTCGCGTACCGATAGTTCTGCTGATGGCTCGTGACACGGTAGATGATCGGGTGGCTTGTCTGGAGTCTGGCGCTGATGATTATTTCCTCAAACCTTATCGTACCGAACCTTTTTTACAGATGGTGCGTCTGTATCTAGAGCCGAAAACTAGTGCTACAGAACAGCTAAGATTTGGGGAACTGGTTTTAGACTTAACAACACGCCGTGCGATGCGCGGAGGGCGGGCGATTGACTTAACGATGAAGGAGTTTGAACTTCTTAAATATTTAATGATGCATCCCCGTGAGGTCTTAACCCGCGAACAAATTCTCGAAAATGTTTGGGGTTACGATTTTATGGGAGAGTCGAATGTGATTGAGGTCTACATTCGTTATTTACGTCTGAAAATTGAAGATGAAGGTGAAAAGCGCTTGATTCAGACGGTGCGGGGCGTCGGGTACGTATTGCGGGAGTCGTAG
- a CDS encoding DUF192 domain-containing protein has translation MLMKCQMGLSGIVLSLLLMSCASSVPAEPGQEKLLSQPPTPAPVVSSSPTNAGQMLPISAQAEIKGQRISLEVARTRQQQQMGLMYRTSLADNRGMLFPFDPPQPTSFWMKNTKIPLDMIFLRDGQVKDIVANVPPCKADPCPSYGPENMILIDQVIELRAGRAAELGLKVGDRVSIKFLDSNTPPSTQPTS, from the coding sequence ATGTTGATGAAGTGTCAGATGGGTTTATCAGGAATAGTATTGAGTCTTTTGTTAATGAGCTGTGCTTCATCCGTGCCAGCCGAACCAGGGCAGGAGAAGCTCTTAAGCCAACCGCCAACCCCTGCCCCAGTCGTCTCCTCGTCACCTACAAATGCCGGTCAAATGTTACCTATTTCTGCTCAAGCTGAGATTAAAGGTCAGCGGATTTCACTCGAAGTAGCACGGACGCGCCAGCAGCAGCAAATGGGGTTGATGTATCGAACGTCTCTAGCGGATAACCGGGGCATGTTGTTTCCTTTTGACCCGCCGCAACCGACCAGCTTTTGGATGAAGAATACTAAAATTCCCCTGGATATGATTTTTTTGCGAGATGGTCAAGTGAAAGACATTGTCGCCAATGTTCCCCCTTGTAAGGCCGACCCCTGCCCCTCTTATGGGCCTGAGAACATGATCCTGATTGACCAAGTGATTGAACTGCGTGCGGGACGTGCGGCAGAACTCGGTTTAAAGGTGGGCGATCGCGTCAGCATTAAATTCTTGGACAGCAATACCCCCCCTAGCACTCAACCCACTTCTTAA
- a CDS encoding DUF2949 domain-containing protein gives MTPTTYTRFLRFLQDELAISTDSLAFAQRYREQDPGPLPMILWQYGLVTLEQLDRIYDWLETV, from the coding sequence ATGACCCCTACAACCTATACTCGATTTCTTCGCTTTCTTCAAGACGAGTTAGCCATTTCCACAGACTCGCTGGCGTTCGCGCAACGGTATCGTGAACAAGACCCAGGCCCTTTGCCGATGATTCTTTGGCAGTACGGTTTAGTGACTCTTGAGCAGCTAGACCGAATTTATGACTGGCTAGAAACAGTCTAA